TACGAGAGTGAGTTAACATTCATAAAACGTACCTGAAGCACGAAACCAATGTGCTCCACGGGCATAACAGGCCAGTCTTCCAGTCGAGGAACATGCGTGATGCCAAAGATGTACCTATATAGGCCGAAAAATGCATTCAGAGATGAAATATTTCACTGCAAATACTAGAAACAATTATGTTTTCTCTAAGATGCAAGAAACAGACCAGAGAACGATATCATTTTCCTCCAAAGGCCGATTCTGCTTCACCCATGAAGCCAATCCTTCACCAGCACGTGGATTTTGGTTGGGAAACTCCCCTCCGGGGAAATCCTCTCCACGTGCATATTGTGTTACCCACAGATTATGCTTCAAAAATGCAGCTCTTCTCAGAAATTTAGCCTCGGGACCAGCTAgtggaagacaatttgaaccaGGCACCAGTTTGTAGCCTGTCAGTTTTCCAGTCCTATTCACAGTTCTTGTGTTCCTTATCTGAATGGAACAATAAACCCGATAACATTATCAGACAGAACATAAAATGATGTCATGTAATAGTCACAAGACACTATGGAGTCTATCcagatttaaaaaaagagaagtcAGAGCAAACGACTCTTCCAGTCCTTTCtagcaaaaccaaaaaaaaaaaaacttctatCTTAGTAGTATAACCAGATAGAGAAAGAAATCTCCCGCATCAAAAAAGGGTTAGCACAGAAACTACTTTTGGTGGGTAAAGTTGGATCTGTTTCGGGTGTTCAAAACATAATTCGTGTCAGGATGCTTACAATCCAGTGGCGGCCAGATAACGGATCACAATCACGCATTGCCTCTAACTCGGATCTAAGGACAGTTTCCTCAGCATAGAATGCATTGTTGTGAACATTGTCCTTTCCAGGTTCTTCAACTCTGACATTCACTTCAACAACCTGAAGAGAATAGGAATAGGAATAGGAATAGGAATAGTAACAGAACAAAACGAGTCAAACCTTGTTTATCAATCTTGGAATGAAGCGCATCAATCATCAACGTTTCCATCAATATAGCAAATAAATAACTGATTCTGGGCCAGATACCTGATTGTGTGCTTCTCCAGGTTTACAGTCGACAGCCATATCCATACGAGAAACAAAGAAATGTTGGTGAACAGGAGCATATAATCCAGGTGCAATGGTTGTAccatattttctaaattcaCCAGGTTGTAGAGCCCCTAAACTGAGAATCCCAGTAAGTTTAACTTCAGCTTCAATCTTCCCATCCTGGAATCAAGAACACACGGCTATAATGCTATAATACATTATTTGTCCAGACGGCTTTCGTTTTAACATATACTACactttttaatcatatttgaCCGAGAAAATTCTGCTTAACATTCTGCTTCCTATTTGTTAATTCAATCCTGTTGTATATCACTGACTAAACTAATACTAGGTTCCAGAGGAAAACAAGAAATGAAACGTCTTGTTATTAGAGAATGCTCCTATGTCCATCTTCTATCATCCTATACGAAAATATATTACTGCTATATAGGCGAGCACTATTGGGAATGCATTCTACTTGCCTGGTAAAAGTGCCAATAAAATCCATACTCATAGTTAGCCACAGTGCAGAAAAAAGAAACAGTAAGACGCCTTGATCTTCGGACTTCAGCCATGCCAGTTCTCCAATCTTGATGCTTCCATAGGACTCCATGATCCTCTTCATGCAAGCATACACAGTTTTCAATTGTCTCAACTCCTCCGGTAAAGTTTGTAAAATGAGCATCAAAGTACTTTATATATCCTAAGCAATCACATCCCTGAATAGGAAACGACTTAGACAAGAATTACACACTGAGATGAAGATTGCAGTGAACTAAGCAAAAAtgataatcaaataaaaataagaatttgaatttgaaaccTTCTTCAGAGAATGGGCATTCTTGCCCAGACCATCTTCCCCTGCATCAAATGCGTTTTTCCTGTAATGAGGGTCATTAGGATCACCATACGGCACAACCATCTCCACGAAACTCAACCTATGCGCTATAGGTCTCCTTCCCCGGCTACCATCAACATAGGCAACAGAATGAATGACCAGACCCTCCCTTGGAGTGAAACCAATGCGAAAGTTCCACTGTTAACCAAAATTTCAACAGTGATTTTGACTAAACTCGGGCTGATTATGTGCATGTGTGAGTGTGTTTAGTTagtaataaagagagaaaaacctTCTGCCATTCTACGTAATTCCCATTGATGCGAAAACTTGGACCTTCAGGCTGAACAATTTGAAGAGATTTCACATCACTTCTATCTACTCCTCCCCTTGTTTCACCAGGAGTATAATTTCTCAGAGGATCAGCCGGTGGCAAAGGAACAAGCTTGCGATCTTCAAACTCGATTACCACCATATTTTGCATATCAACAAGAACGTGAATTCCTTCTACAGGACGCGCATAACCATTTTCCAGTGGGCAGTCACTCTCTGTCCGGCAAAACACAAGTGGTTTTGCAAGTCTACGACTAGGAGCATCAGCCTCGCTGTGGTATCCAACACACCTGCAGTAGGAATTTCACCAATCAGATCACTAAGTGAGTATACTAACAAGGTCGTTTCCAGAGCATGTCATCATCTGCAAATACTAACCATGGATCAACCATGACAAGGTCCATGTCATGAATGCCCCTCTTCTTCATTGCCTCCACAAAAGGAGGGTAATCTTTCACAATAGCTTCACATTCTGCATATTCTGTAGCATCCTGCAGTTGGAATACATAAGAAATTACCTAATTAAGTGGACAAGCATTGTATAACAAAGAAGACAAAAGCCAAAAATGAGTCCCACAAAGCACAtgcaacaattaattaatcaatgaactaacatttatctttttttcacaaaaacacATGCTACATGACATATTTGCTATAAAGAATGCTCTGAATCCAAATTATGAGTATAGTGTGTTAAGTATTCCTGCAATTTAGTAAGATACCATTGGAGGCTGAACATCTGGAACAATTTCAGAGGATACAACTTTTCCTCGATGATGTCCACCTCGAGTAGTTGCATGTACTTCTGTCAACTCAACTATCCACAAACTAGTCTCATTGGACTTCTTATTGTAGACAACTAATCTGGCTCTCCTCGGTGGGAGCTTACTAGGTATTGCAGGCCCTCCTTTGGTTCTAGCCAACAATGATGGTTGGAATGGAGGAAAGAAATAAGCATCTGCAAGTGCAACAACATGCTTTTCTGGCTCCAACAAAACAACTTCAACAAACCTCATGCTATCTCTGACCTAAATAAACAAGGGACAAGTCAGAGGATGACCAAATTACAATAGCAGTAATTAAGTAACATGACATTAGTTGCATGGACATCATATCAATGAAAAGTAATTTCAGACCTCAGGGGTGGCCCCAGCTGCTCTGACAGTTGCCACAGCCACAGAGATTTCAGTAGCAGATAAGGGATCTAAAGGATGTTTTGTTTGAGCCCTTGTCATGACTTGGACCCCTGAAAAAACAAAGCATTGATAAGTAACCAAGTCCTTCAAGCAGGTTCTATTCATACCAAAAAGTTCAAAAGGGATTTAACATCAtaaaaaatccacaaaattGAAAGATTAGCTCTGAGATGTTCATAGAGATAACATACAATTCTACACATCCGTGTATACAAGAAAATAATGGAAGCAAAGCATTATAGCACGTGTAACTACACACTAAGACCTTCAAGTATTTCCAACTACATAAGTGATACAAGAATGCGATTTAAAAAAGGGGTTATTAGCCTAAGCCCcgtgagaaaaagtaaagactAAAGGAAAAGAATCACagtaattgaattgaaataaaaatatattcttttcaCATCAAGTAATTCAGAATGACTTGTAAGATTTCTAAAAGCACACCTTTTGAAGTCATCAAACCAATTACACACTCCCTTCATTGTCAATTGATAAAGATAGCAATATGAGATGGACACATAATGATGAGTTTCATATCAAGCTTGTCTTCTAATGATGATTATCGTAAACTAGGCCTCCATCCTTTACTTCATAAAGCACTCACCAACACTTTCATACACCGGAATATCAAACATAGAGCAGTAATAGACCTTAAAATAATCCACCAAGATGACAAGAGTCTCAAAAGCACAAACAAGAATAATCCAATGAAAAATGTGGAGTAAAGTTAATGTTTACGCAAATAAACAACCAAAGAACACCCAATGTTTTGTGGTCCTCACTCTTCCATCAACTCCAAATCACatagtaaaattaaactttCAATGAATGTAAGACTTTCTGATCACTAACTTTTTGCACAATCAAGTTCTGTTCtctttttttgtgttgtttctCCAAAGTCACTGACTGTATGGAGAAAAAACAGATTGAAATGCAGATAATCAACATCAAAGGAGAATCTCTCTGATATCTATTTTCCAAACCTTGATGCCttccacaaaaaaaaacattaaaatcgATAATTACGCAGTAAAATTCAATAGCATGCCAGACACAGATAGATACAGAGTCATTCGATATTCCTATCAACcaccaaatataaaaatcacataatttcaACATAGAGAAGAAGCGAGATCTCGATCAATGCACACCACATGCACACAAACCAAAACAACGCAGCACACATCAACGCCAAAACGGAATCACACAGGAAAGggcaaaaaaacaaattcacgATCGCATTTGATTAAGACCTTTCGCTGCGGCATTGGAAGAAGGCTCCGTTCTAATCAAAGCCGCCGCGGCCGCCGCCGGCTTCTTCTTCTGATCCTCAGCGGCGGGAGGCACAGTCCAATCCGTGGCGGAGACCGACTCGCGGCGGACTAGGGCGGGCGAATCGCCGGCGCCGGCAGCTGGAGGAGCGCCGCTGCCGCAGCAGCTCGTCGGAGGAGGAGTAAGCGTCGCCTTTTTCGGAGCTGTGGCCATTGCAACTGGTTCGCAATCTCACCGAATCCACCGCAATGAGCGTCGCAATTCAGTGACATACAGCAAGCAATCGAGCTCCTTCACTCCACCAACCAACACCGCCACCACAATTTATTCAGATACGGATTGATTCGAGTGCTGTAACGGAAAACGGAGTGAAGTGAATGTGAAAGCTAGGGATTGATTCTGTGATCGACGATTTGTGTGTATCTAATTGTATGTATAGGCTGTTTTTTCCTATTaatgcagagagagagagagatcccTACAGAGATACACGTGAAGGGGCTTTAAAAAGGTTAAATTTCAgagcaaaatatttatttgcatttaatttttaaccatTTTATCCTTTAAATTTTcctgttttgttttatgatagATAAGTAATGGTGATAGGCGCATTTGCTTTTAGATACCCCAACTAACCATATTTTGCTTGATAAGGCCATGATTATTGGATATTTAACTTCTATTCCGATTTTCTTTGTGAATAATGTACCTATTACTGAAAAGAATTTCTATAAAtggttaaaacttaaaagatACCCCAACTAACCATACTACTATATCTATTCAGGGATGTATCGATCTCTAATTGTCACTCACTAACTGAATCTAAATTGACATATCGATTCTACCTGTACGTGATGTGCTTATTTTGAACTAGAATTGGGAATGTGAATTTATTTGCTAGATCGATTATGATTCGACAACCTTTATATCAGTAGgcttaattaaagatattgatcgaatgtattttaattatatactaatatttaaaatatggaaTCTTTGgatttaatatgaaaatttattttatgatttagtAAATGAAACGAGTCTGTATATACCAGTGTTTtggatatataaatatggTAAGTATGTAGgttagtcatttttatttacattatgataatgaaatatttattattcggaatTTTTGGATTGCAATATGACAAATTTAGTTAATGGTTTCGTAAATGGAACGAGTCTATACGTATTAAATTTTGTCGCATAAATTATGGCTAAATGAATGAGGTAAGGAAGAGTTTATACACAATGAATGAATTTCCTTTTGTCACATTTGACAGTGATAGATGAATGTACGAAAATACTTTTGTATACAAATTTGACCCTTGTTGCTggcataattataactaatgaaaatgatataatGGCCTACAAAAGATTCATTTTTGTACACCTAGCTACCactaacacaaaaaaaatatactatacaCAAATTGACATACATAATTATGTATGTAGTGAACTTATAAATTACTAAGTATAGTGAacctattaataatttttttagtgacAATTATGGGTTGTATATGTAAAGATGAAGCAACGGTTGTTTTTGcaactaatttttaaagttgcagagatcaaaatttaatattttctgaCTTTATTAACTAGGTCAAATTGTTTACGATAGGATAGATAAAGGCATGAGACATGGCTTAGCAGCTGATCAcgaattaataatttgatttatcaaatatattaaaCCCCACATCACTAATATTaaatcttcattattttgAGCTAGGCTGTCTCCTCGTCACCAAGCCATCGGTGACGAAAGTGTGATACAAAAACATTATTCTTATACcagatttaaattattataaaaatataaaaatcagcCCAGATTTTGGTGTTACATGCATTAATTATGTATCAAGTTGCAAGTACCAAAGTGGGGAGATCAGTGTTGTGtacttgaattatttaatcCAACAAAGCAAAGGCCAAGAAGATTCCAGCCCCACATATTTAAGATTCCACTACAATAATTGAGGCTGCCTTTCCCAGCCACTATTTAacaatattatcaaaatagtTTTATCTATACCTTGCTTTCGTGGCCATGACTAATGTTTGTCAAGttattatcaaaatcaaatcttgatttCAACTACTATGACTTTGATCggtgaatataaaattatgccTAACACTAGCTAGATATTGTTGATAAAACTATGATTTTAATCTATCTTTTGTAAGAAaacattttatgatttatactTTGTATCAATGATATCTATAATACATTCGTGCTAGTAACAGAGATAAATTAATCTTGTCATCGGTGAAAAACCAGTGCACATAGTGCATTTATGCCAACCGTGTGAACGATGCAACCGTGTCTATGTGTAAGTTGTACAATATGTCGACTCAGAGGCGGACCTTCATGTTAGGGTTGGGGGCCAATGGAACCCCCACCAATTTACAGATTATATTATATGGGAAATATTGAATTGTAGTAGTAGTTCAAGTGGTTATGTACTTGGGTTAAAAATTTTGAGTTATTGTTGGCCTGAGTGCAAATCCTACAAGTgcaatattttgttatttccatttttttcttgattaaattttttatttactcatttttcttgtgtTATGTGGTTTAGAACCCCCAGTGTAAAAAACTTGCGTCCGCCGCTTCGTCGACTATTTTAACTGTATTATATCACTTATTCGTGATATATCAACATTTGTGAGGTTCTTGtgcttatttttttactttatcaaaagGTTCAATGAATTAAAGATGTATTCATTGTAATGAATGTAGCTACAAACATGGAGTACAAATTATTATTGTGAGTGAATATACATAATCATTTAAGGGACAcctttttaattgttttaaaaactAATATGATCAACCCAATTAATATGATACATATAGATTAAAGAGATCAATTATTCAAAGTCGTATAGTTATCATTATATACCTTctcaagaataaaataggagttATAGGCAATTCTCTAGCTAACAAAATATATGCCTAATCGAACATCATCTTTAAACCTTTACCTAATCTATCCATCTTAGAAATTCGAGAACAGTACAACTTTGTGACAATCGTAAgtcaaattattttcatcGTTAAATcacactatttttaaaaattaagaattaatgAAATGAGAACATAAAgtacttttctattttaaaaaacacatTAAATAGGAAATATGAACTATGAGTAAAATGTTTTCCCTCCATCCAATAAATTGAAGATTAATTTGAGTCTATCATGAAGATAAATGATGACCTAATATTACTGAtcctttttataaaaaaaaaaagtgaattacCAACAAACACTAACCATTCTATAACATGCACGATCAATAAGTGAATAGTCTTATGCATTCAACTTATAAAACTCAAAGCTATGGTAAgtcaacatatataaaagggacCATAAATGTCACTTTTTCTAATGTGAAATGACATCATAAGGGAAATGTACACTAACATCCCATTATCACTTGATTCTATTGCATGTAATTATTGTGCTTTTCTTGTCACTATCTATTGTGTAATGTTTTTCAATCCTTTCTATCCTATGTATGAGGGGtcacttttttatatgtgTGGACTATATTGATATCCACTTAGAGTTTAATGGTTGTTTTACACTCACTCCACCAAccatcttctttttttaaactAAGAAACAAATGTGCTCAATTGAGGTAGTTGAATGGTAATATATGACATATTTCgagtttttatatttgaattatttgatcCACTTAGTTGTGCatattacataataattttatatactctgTTTTATTGCATTTGTGCCTTGAAGACAAAATGTGCAAATCACCAATTATGGTGAGCCAAAGTTCAAATAAAGAGCCAAGCAAAATCGGatgtacatttttaaaaattaaatgccTTCTGCAAATAAGAGTGTGAAATATTATTGTGATGGATCGTTGTTTATGATAGTCAAATATATCAACTCCTTTAGACTTTCTTCTTCCAGATAAACAAATAATGGATCTTAGATATCAGATCTTTTATTGCATAGTCAtatgatattctttttttcGATATACATCTTATATGGTAAAATAGTTtatcattacataaaatacaataattactTACATGCACATCGgtctaattaaaaatataaatgagcTAAAAATAGGATTGAAATTTGCAGAGCTTCTTAACATCTTTCTACACTATGAATCAAGGAGCTTCTTAGAATATCTCATATTCTTAAACCTAAAATGTAGCATTAGGCCATTAGCTCTAATGGTACTCTAAAACATATTccattttggttttttaagtcaaatatacccatttttggtttataataaacaaactcaaaccatttttttttaaaattttattatgggTAATGAAAAGATACTACTgatagagaatattcttttaagttttaagcttagtgtaaatggttggagtaaaatcactatttgatactccctcgtccatgaaaaatagtctcgTTTTGtcattactaaaattttcttttatattctacccactttttctccttttctctcttactttttctcatttatctCCTACTtaatctactttttctctcatctatcttactttatcaattttatattaattgtgtgttactattttttttggacggagagaatatgATATTTACAGAAAATGAGTGCGAAATTGTTGAagataattatagtataaaagtGGTGATTTTCGGAAAGGAGACACCAAATAGCcatcaattatttattgaaaatagaataataaaagtggatcCATTATTGGGAAGTTTCCATTTGAGGAGAGGCAACTATAACTTTAATGATGGGTATAGAGCCCACATGCTCAAGCAAATTGAGTTGGATATCAGTGGCCCAACACCATTTGAtatatgagagagagatgagagtgCTGGATATAAAACATGACATCacattttatgtatttatttttaaaatatgtcgagaaatattattttacatttatgaACAAATGTGAGGTTATATTGTAGCTGGTGGCTAGGTTGGCTCAAAATCGGATTGGTAGGTCATAGTCATAAATGGGCTGAATCGGAACTGGCTTCGCTGTTCAAATGGTGCAGTTCCGATGCCATTATTTTCCAAACCATCAAATAACGATTTTGAGTCGaaatcaagaagaagaaaaaattaaaaaccaatGACAACCATAACCAACAAAAAACCAGCAGTTTCATTTAGCCCATACTATCATTGATTTCATGTTTAAtcctttaatttgatactactaCTTTAAAGAGTACACTATAATTGATATCATTAATTGTatacaaaaaatcaaatctcgAATTatccattttacttttatatttgaataaacaaGAGAATAAAAGTACACggtaaaaattgattttaatgcattttccCTCACTTTTGtttaggggtgtcgaaacgagtagcgggtatcgggtaatttCCAACCCGATCCGCTACCCGACCGAAACGGAAAACGAGACGGGATCGGTATtcatattttgtgttttgcGGACCCGATACGATACCCGAGCGGGAAACCTATTTGTCCCGAAAATTACCcgattgtttatttttatcttttttcctcTACTAATTAAGATTAagtttttttaacttttgttAATCTTATTTTCTCATGTCTGTCTTGATTCTCCTTCCACAGCCACCACCCGCATCTGCCGTCGGCTATGTCTCCACCCGCATCCGCTGTCGGCTACGTCTCCACCCGCCAGCCTATTTCTTTTACCGTTAGTTGTTGTTTAGTTCACATATtacatagtactccctccgtcccataaaagatgtcacacttttctttttagtttatcccacaaaagatgttacatttctctttttggaaaaagttctctttcacatgaatataaaaattatattttttctctccatttaacacacaaaataaaacctcctaaaatcccgtgtcgtcctacaagtgtgacatcttttgtgggacggagggaatactccatatctttaattgattcttgaatatttttttttatttctttattgatttcaaaattgttggGAAGGAATTCTGATTTGTAAAGTAAAAGTTACATATATATTCTCGATTCTTAAAGTGTGAATATGTGATTCTTGATTCTTAATTCTAAATTCCACATTTTTACACCCGCCGGCTGCCACCTtcttataacaaaaataagattaaaaaaaccAAGGTAGGgtttacaacaaaaataagattaaaaaaaccATGGTCAGGTCGGGTACCAGCAACGTCGGGTGCAGGATACCCAAGTCAGGTATCAGGTTATACCCAACACAGTGCGGAACGGGTATCGGGATTGCCATCATGGCTGAAACCGGATACCCGCAGGTACCCGACTCGTCGGGTGCGgatacccgcgggtacccatTTCAACATCCCTACTTTTGTTTaatccttttaattttatttaaaattaaaaattaatttgtatgcCAAATtcgtgaaaaagaaaaagcaaagaTCGCACATTATAGTACTAACATATCTAAAtgagaatataaataattgaaaacatATCCCTTAAATTTTCATGGCTACTATTTTCAATTCAACACAAATCTTCTTACTATATAGTACGATGAAAAACAGCCAATTACAGCAAAGTACTTAACATCCAAGTTCAAATTAATAGTTCCACTCAATGCAAATCTGCTAAGGGCACAAATATAAGAGGGCATTTACTTATCACTTGAACAAATGAATTGAGCAATCCTAtgattaaagataaaatacaaGTAACAATCTATTTTATCAAGAGGGATTTTGCAAGAAGGCATGGTAGGAGAGGCAGTGATGGAGGAAGAGAGGGAAACCGAGTCAACATTCTATGGAGGAGGTTGAAGTAGGAGTGGCGGCTGCGTAGGATGGGGGAGCGGCAGAGAAGGAAGGTTCGATCCTGAGAATTTATGTACAAGGTTGAGATGCAGTTACAACTGAGAATCAGGTTGATTAA
The nucleotide sequence above comes from Salvia hispanica cultivar TCC Black 2014 chromosome 5, UniMelb_Shisp_WGS_1.0, whole genome shotgun sequence. Encoded proteins:
- the LOC125187820 gene encoding copper methylamine oxidase-like, which produces MATAPKKATLTPPPTSCCGSGAPPAAGAGDSPALVRRESVSATDWTVPPAAEDQKKKPAAAAAALIRTEPSSNAAAKGVQVMTRAQTKHPLDPLSATEISVAVATVRAAGATPEVRDSMRFVEVVLLEPEKHVVALADAYFFPPFQPSLLARTKGGPAIPSKLPPRRARLVVYNKKSNETSLWIVELTEVHATTRGGHHRGKVVSSEIVPDVQPPMDATEYAECEAIVKDYPPFVEAMKKRGIHDMDLVMVDPWCVGYHSEADAPSRRLAKPLVFCRTESDCPLENGYARPVEGIHVLVDMQNMVVIEFEDRKLVPLPPADPLRNYTPGETRGGVDRSDVKSLQIVQPEGPSFRINGNYVEWQKWNFRIGFTPREGLVIHSVAYVDGSRGRRPIAHRLSFVEMVVPYGDPNDPHYRKNAFDAGEDGLGKNAHSLKKGCDCLGYIKYFDAHFTNFTGGVETIENCVCLHEEDHGVLWKHQDWRTGMAEVRRSRRLTVSFFCTVANYEYGFYWHFYQDGKIEAEVKLTGILSLGALQPGEFRKYGTTIAPGLYAPVHQHFFVSRMDMAVDCKPGEAHNQVVEVNVRVEEPGKDNVHNNAFYAEETVLRSELEAMRDCDPLSGRHWIIRNTRTVNRTGKLTGYKLVPGSNCLPLAGPEAKFLRRAAFLKHNLWVTQYARGEDFPGGEFPNQNPRAGEGLASWVKQNRPLEENDIVLWYIFGITHVPRLEDWPVMPVEHIGFVLQPHGFFNCSPAVDVPPSAWEMDPKENDVKENGVAKASSPILISKI